TGTCAATCATCTCAAATATCAAAACCAAGTATTTAATCAAACATGTGCTGCAGCAGTTTCCCAGATTATGTCACAGAATCATGCAGGTTGTGAAATGATTTGACTCTTTTCTCCGATTCTCTCCACCAGGAGTTTCTTGCACCTCGGTGCTGGGCTGAGCGTGGGCCTGAGCGGTCTGGCGGCCGGGTTCGCCATCGGCATAGTGGGTGACGCTGGTGTGAGGGGCACCGCCCAGCAGCCCCGGCTCTTCGTGGGCATGATCTTGATCCTGATCTTTGCCGAGGTGCTGGGGCTCTACGGCCTCATCGTGGCCCTCATCCTATCCACAAAATAAGTGTGTGCATCAAACACCATCTCATTCATTCCACATCGAAGCAGCAAGAACAAATAGGAGATTTTCACCAACTTCCATTACACCCCGACGCTCTGACAGGACGGGATGGCAACAGAAACATGCTGGCGGTCTGATTGACAGCCGTGTCCTCGGTAGATGTGATCCTTCTATATTGTTTAAAGCCATCCAGTTGTGTCAGGTGTTGTGCGTACAGAACGGGCATGAAGATGTAGTGGTTGTTGTGGGATGATGTGTGGACAGTCTGCTTGATTTGTTGTCTGATCTTAACCTGTACAGTGATCCAGAGTCCCTCCACCCCCTGTAAATGTAGTAACCAGTCTGTGCTGTGAGTGTTAATATCAACGTTTACCCCCCAGCccatccccctcctcttctggtttttgttttccGTTGGTGGTTTTGATCGTTCTCAGTTTGAAACTGCTGAAAAATCGTGCAcattagtgttttattttttcatgttctGTTCGGGGACCATTTTTGAATCATGGCGATGAGGAGCTGACGAGACGTAATTTTTATTTAACTATTTATGGAAAGTTGAAGATTATGACTTAATGAAACTGTCTAAATGGAATAATACTGTTTATGGAATACCCTATATAcatcaaaatatataaattatctGTGTATAGTTAGTTAATTGCACTGTGGGTAATTGTTCAAAGTGCTTGGAATTCCTCTGGATGTAGTGTGATTATTAATGGAGGATGTCCACATGTTGACATGGggttgacagtgtgtgtgtgtgtgtgtgtgtggtgtgtgtgaaggacctgagtgtgtgtgagtgggtttATGTTTAATATGACATTCTCAAACACTAGTATCGTTTACCTGTAGTGCTGCTGTCTtgagtttctgtttgtttgttttgaaggtgaGAGCTCACTGTTCAGCCATGCCTGTCAGATTTCCAAATAAAACTCAACCTCCTCCAGAACATCGTGTCGAGACTTTTTCTTGTTGCTCTGACATTTACAAGACGAGAATCCAAAACATGAAGACGCTTCTTCACTTCACAAGCACGGCCATGCAGTGTTTTTCTTACTGTAGGTACAGTTAAAGGTGGGCAGGTACTATCTTTTTGCACAAGTCTATATAATATAACAAACAAGGGAAATTTAgcagttttaataaagaatACTCGGATTGGATGTAAAGTAGGGAAGATTAAAAATAgagattaattaaacaaaaaattaCTGGGAGAGGACCTCTGGCCCCCACAGCAAGGTTAGTCATATATTTTTACAAGTTACACCTCACAGAGAGATATTTAAACTAATATCATGAGGggactttgttgttgttttcttagaGGTAATGAGCACTTATTGGGTAAGTCCAGAGTAACCAGAGCGTGAAGGAGGGGAACCAGCAGATCCCAGGTTCAGCTGATCCTCCCAATGAGCCTCCAGCCAGGACCTCCTGCAGcaaccacacagacagacaacagcAGCAAGCCGAAGATTCCCAAtaagtaactctgacacctagtgtttaaaatgaatactGCAGTATTcaaaatcagagagagagccGTCTCctcctgccccctcctctctagagtcgatgctcacgcaggttgccatgtggtggactctgaagcttcagtgtttatccagctctgcatcagccTGTAatcctttctgtgttctaacctctctccatttttcaaaagcatctccaatattgatcctagtttgagcacgtttctgctcgtggagcttattagaaacatgcagaggctttttaggtcgggtacaatcacttctatctgaaccacttctcttgcccgcttccatcactgcaacacctgttgacctgataactgctctcatatctggcaaaccgaggggcgtccaaaacgtcagcttcactcactacacatcttattgattggtcctttaaagtTGTTCTATTtaccttttattgttttgtattgtattgaatttaatttgatttgtatgaaaagtgctgtATGGATACATTTTGACTGACTGATCATAAAAACTAGATTTTCTTGATGAGTTTTGCAGGCTCGGTGTTGAGAGTCGCTGCCTGAGTGAGCTGGTCTCTGTTATTGTTTACGCTCAGAGTTCATGTAAAGTAGGTCAGAGGAAAAGAGAAGCTCGGCTAGCTGCTCGTTTACCTCTTCTAAATCATCTATTTAATGAAAACGTGTCTCGGGGGATCGTCGTCTCCGTGTTGTCGGTGATTTTCAGTGGATGCTCCTTGTGACCGAGCAGCAGGTACACGTTTAAATCGTGTTTTTAACTCAGGGCTGCTAACGGAGCTAGCTAACTAGCTTGTTTATGCTAGGAAGCTAGATGTGCATCATCTGTCAACTTCATGCATATTTTTCTAACTACCCGGTGTAAAACAGTACATTCACGGTAGTAAAAGGGGATTCTAACAAATGTTCGGGTAAATCGGCTTTAATTGCGATGCCTCTGACCTTGTTACCACCTGTTTGGTTTTATCATTCACGGTCCAGCGGCTGAATGCTAACTCTGTAGCTAGCGTTAGCGTGCTATGCTAGCTCGGATGGGAGGCTAACCAGCGGTTGTAGGTAAAACAGCCTCACCTGTgcaaaaaatgataataatgtACCTGCCGATGATGACAGTGAAGTGTAGACTGTGTCCAGACTGATCACATGTAATTATCATTTACTGAGCTGGTTCAGATAACGTGTTCGTTTTAAACTGGTGAACATTTCATAAATAATAAGCAGAATATTTAGAtgactaattaaaaaatataacaaccaaaattaattaattaaaataaaattggAGGGCTTAAATTAATATAAATCTAGACAGTCTCGATGCACTCATTTTTTCCAACAGTTTCAAAGACTGAAAAAGGATTCAAGTCATTTTAAGATGTGATTATAGAATATTTCTCAATTCAGTCTCTTTGTTTTGCGTAAACACACAGACCTTGACCTTCTGAGACTCAGAAACAGGTACTACATGCTTACCGACTAAGATCCTACAAAGGCCCAGACACTGACCTCAGTGGGTAGAAACACATCAGCTGTTGTAACTTGACTGTgtaaaataaagatgttttgatCTTGCATGAATCCTAAGATGCACTTTGCTCTTTATATGATTGTGTGAGTTCACATTTTAGCCATGCAATGACCCCTTCAAATCAGCACAGCCAGCCTGGAGTATCCAAAGATCTGTGTGTGATAGCTATGAAAACCAGCAGCAACGATCATGTTGTCATCTTGTATTCCAGCAGCTGGACTGATGCAGGTCGTCTTGGCCTCTGGACTGAACCTGAACTGACCGGTGGACTCTTCTTCTGGGCAGACCTCCCTGTTGTTATGTCCAGGCGGAGCAGGAACAGTCGTGCTTGGAGATATGTTTGGGGTGAGATACGGCGGGATGCTGATGCTCGGGCGCTTGTGTTGGCTTCTGAAAGTGAAGAATGGGGCTATGAGCGCTTAGAGGTAAGGGCTGTGGGTGTCACCTGGACTGAAAGGCCACATATGATGTAGGCAGACGTATGAGTTTGTTCTAAATGATTCCCCTTGTTTACACTCCGTGCAGGAGAGATAGGATGTGTCCTCATGTAAAAACAAAGTTCACATAAGGGGTCCTTGTCAAACTTAAAGCCTCTAATTGACCTGCAGCCTTTATAAACACTGTGTCATTGTTGATGCAGATGTCTGGAGCTAATGTTTCAGTGCATGCTTTGTAACAGAACTAATCTTTTTTCCCGCAGGGAGGAATGTCTGTATTTTTCCCTGTCCCTCAGTGAGGACAGAAAACATCTCAACCAGTACTGTGTGGTTACATAAACACTCCTGCTGATGTTTGAACgaactctttttgttttgtgttggtcACCCCAGAACAGTGATTCAGATTCTGAGGCCGACTTCTCAGCAGTGATGGTCCCTCCGGTGGCCAGCGCAGTGCCTGTCACCGGAGAGTCGTACTGCGGCTGCGATTCTCAGGCTGAGACCAACTACAACCCTCGTCTGCGAGGTTTCCACCAAGTCAGAGACTGCCACTGTGGCGAGGACGACCAAGGTACAGCACTACCCACACGTCGTGATTTAATATGTTATGTAGTAAATCATTTGACCTTTTATCCAGCTCAGATTTGTGCATTCAGAAGACACATTTTAAGGAATATGCATGTTGAGATTTAACTTATTGTATTAAAAGCAACGAGTAAACTCATGATGTCCAATGTGTCAGAGTTCGACTGGGTTTGGGATGCAAACAGCCGATCGACAGCAACAATGGTGAGCTGCGACAATCGCAAAGTGAACTTCCACTCGGAGTACAGCTGCGGCACGGCGGCAATCCGCGGCTCCAAGGAGCTGGCTGAAGGGCAGCACTTCTGGGAGATCAAGATGACGTCTCCAGTGTACGGAACAGACATGGTATACCTCTACACTTTACTGCTAAACATCCCCCTACtcttatgtttgtttttatccaaagaaatccaaaggtagaggattttttttttaaagtcatgctgAGTTTAACCgttgtttctctgcagatgGTCGGCATCGGGACTTCTGATGTCAATCTggacaaatacagacacacgtTCTGCAGCCTGTTGGGGAAAGACACAGACAGCTGGGGTCTTTCTTACACTGGTAAGACTATCAGCTGTCCTCATGaagcagcagctcctctctgcagcaCTTGTATCAGTTACACT
This Labrus bergylta chromosome 16, fLabBer1.1, whole genome shotgun sequence DNA region includes the following protein-coding sequences:
- the spsb3a gene encoding SPRY domain-containing SOCS box protein 3a isoform X1; protein product: MSRRSRNSRAWRYVWGEIRRDADARALVLASESEEWGYERLENSDSDSEADFSAVMVPPVASAVPVTGESYCGCDSQAETNYNPRLRGFHQVRDCHCGEDDQEFDWVWDANSRSTATMVSCDNRKVNFHSEYSCGTAAIRGSKELAEGQHFWEIKMTSPVYGTDMMVGIGTSDVNLDKYRHTFCSLLGKDTDSWGLSYTGLLHHKGDKMNFSSRFGQGSIIGVHLDTWHGTLTFFKNRKCIGVAATELQNKRFYPMACSTAAKSSMKVIRSCSAPTSLLYLCCARLRQLMPDCIDTLDVLPLPPGLRQLLHNKLGWVLSLNSGATEESPDGSSRSHAPPLAGPSSSESDSEGCTSDPEACQRKRCRWT